The following proteins come from a genomic window of Sphaerisporangium rubeum:
- a CDS encoding NUDIX domain-containing protein, with product MTHLPADVFYARLNKNVAAAGALITDPEGRVLLVKPNYRDHWGWPGGHVDEHETPDQACAREVTEEVGLTLPVGRLLVVHWVAPYDDRPIPLIHFLFDCGQIPTGEQIILQEEELDEYRFFPPAEAADLLPAHLARRLLASLTARSQGTTIYLT from the coding sequence ATGACCCATCTGCCGGCCGACGTCTTCTACGCGCGCCTCAACAAGAACGTCGCCGCCGCAGGCGCACTCATCACCGACCCCGAGGGCCGCGTACTCCTCGTGAAGCCCAACTACCGCGACCACTGGGGCTGGCCCGGCGGCCACGTGGACGAACACGAAACCCCCGACCAGGCCTGCGCACGCGAGGTCACCGAGGAGGTCGGCCTCACCCTCCCCGTAGGCCGCCTGCTCGTCGTCCACTGGGTCGCGCCGTACGACGACCGCCCCATCCCGCTCATCCACTTCCTGTTCGACTGCGGCCAGATCCCGACCGGCGAACAGATCATCCTCCAGGAGGAGGAACTGGACGAGTACCGCTTCTTCCCCCCTGCCGAGGCGGCCGACCTTTTGCCGGCCCACCTCGCCAGGCGCCTCCTCGCGTCCCTGACCGCGAGGAGCCAGGGGACCACGATCTACCTCACCTGA
- a CDS encoding DUF433 domain-containing protein produces the protein MDDLRTSTGLLNQSDAARFLGIPQQTFHHWARGYQQGEPLLHVLPKQVERQASVPFAAMAEAHVLKALREAGVKPHKIRPALRKLQQEFGTEYVLLAPELATDGIDVLWDYSRTRAGAGLIEARTGQGVIREIVTDYLQYVIRDKDGFPAVLRLDRCLPSEVVVDPHKLFGQPYFAGTRTRVAEAAAMMKAEEKPEVIADELGITVADVRIAARVLLGHAA, from the coding sequence GTGGACGACCTCAGAACCAGCACCGGTCTGCTCAATCAGAGCGACGCCGCCCGCTTCCTCGGGATCCCGCAGCAGACGTTCCACCACTGGGCTCGTGGCTACCAGCAAGGCGAGCCGCTGCTGCATGTGCTGCCGAAGCAGGTGGAGCGCCAGGCCAGCGTCCCGTTCGCCGCGATGGCGGAGGCCCATGTCCTGAAGGCCCTACGGGAGGCGGGGGTGAAGCCCCACAAGATCCGCCCTGCTCTCAGGAAGCTCCAGCAGGAGTTCGGCACGGAGTACGTCCTTCTTGCCCCGGAACTGGCCACCGATGGCATCGACGTCCTGTGGGACTACTCGCGGACACGCGCCGGTGCGGGCCTGATCGAGGCCCGGACGGGTCAGGGAGTGATCAGAGAGATCGTCACGGACTACCTGCAGTACGTGATCCGCGACAAGGACGGCTTTCCCGCCGTTCTCCGGCTGGACCGGTGCCTGCCATCCGAAGTCGTGGTGGATCCGCACAAACTCTTCGGCCAACCGTACTTCGCCGGCACGCGAACCCGTGTCGCCGAGGCCGCCGCCATGATGAAGGCCGAGGAGAAGCCCGAGGTGATCGCCGATGAGCTCGGCATCACCGTCGCCGACGTCCGCATCGCCGCTCGCGTCCTCCTGGGCCACGCCGCCTGA
- a CDS encoding cellulose binding domain-containing protein has translation MRARSPVRRAAAVAVASAAALAATVTSLTADAAAVACEVNYAISSQWGGGFGANVTINNLGDPVNGWRLGWSFGAGQQVTQAWNATVTQSGAQVTAADAGYNASIPNGGNVSFGFNASWNNSSNPIPTSFTLNGVTCTGGTGPTATPTPTPTVTPTVTPTVTPTVTPTPTPTPTPTPTPTPSNGRQVERLDRGLISVRSGSGNLVSWRVLGTDPAGVGFNLYRGTTKVNSSPLTGATSYLDNGAAADASYTVRPVVNGAEQSASESSLRFTGGTYLDVPIQPPGGGTSPDGVAYTYSANDASVGDLDGDGRYEFILKWDPSNAKDNSQSGYTGNVYVDAYRLNGTRLWRVDLGRNIRAGAHYTQFQVYDYDGDGRAEVAMKTADGTVDGTGRVIGSSSADYRNSSGYVLSGPEYLTMFNGQTGAAMSTVNYDPARGTVSSWGDNYGNRVDRFLAATAYLDGRRPSLVMARGYYTRTVIVAWDFRNGSLTRRWGFDSNSSGNSGYAGQGNHNLSVADVDADGRDEIVYGAMCLDDTGRGLWNTGNGHGDAMHVGDLDPSRAGLEVFKVDEDGSKPSSWMADARTGQMIWTTPANGDNGRGVSGDIWSGSPGAESWSAAATGLLDTRGRNVGNKPGSTNFLIWWDGDPVRELLDQTYIAKYTPSGDTRLLTASGVHSNNGTKATPSLSADLLGDWREEVVWPTSDNRALRVYSTTTTTDRRITTLMHDPQYRVAIAWQNTAYNQPPHPSFFIGNNMSEPPRPNVYTP, from the coding sequence ATGCGCGCGAGGTCCCCCGTCCGTCGAGCGGCGGCCGTCGCCGTCGCCTCCGCCGCCGCTCTCGCCGCCACGGTGACGTCGCTCACCGCCGACGCGGCCGCGGTGGCCTGCGAGGTGAACTACGCCATCTCCTCCCAGTGGGGTGGCGGTTTCGGCGCCAACGTGACCATCAACAACCTCGGCGACCCGGTGAACGGGTGGCGCCTCGGGTGGAGCTTCGGCGCCGGCCAGCAGGTCACGCAGGCGTGGAACGCCACCGTCACGCAGAGCGGCGCGCAGGTGACCGCCGCCGACGCCGGCTACAACGCGTCCATCCCGAACGGCGGCAACGTGTCGTTCGGCTTCAACGCCTCCTGGAACAACTCCAGCAACCCGATCCCCACGTCGTTCACCCTGAACGGCGTCACCTGCACCGGCGGCACCGGCCCCACCGCCACCCCCACACCGACCCCGACGGTCACCCCCACCGTGACGCCGACCGTCACCCCCACGGTCACCCCGACCCCGACGCCGACCCCCACACCGACGCCGACGCCGACCCCGAGCAACGGCCGCCAGGTCGAGCGGCTGGACCGCGGCCTGATCAGCGTGCGCTCCGGCAGCGGCAACCTCGTCTCGTGGCGGGTGCTCGGCACCGACCCCGCAGGCGTCGGCTTCAACCTCTACCGCGGCACCACCAAGGTCAACTCCTCCCCGCTCACCGGCGCCACGAGCTACCTGGACAACGGCGCCGCCGCCGACGCGTCGTACACCGTGCGGCCGGTCGTGAACGGCGCCGAGCAGTCCGCTTCGGAGTCGTCGCTGCGCTTCACCGGCGGCACCTACCTCGACGTGCCGATCCAGCCCCCCGGCGGCGGCACCTCACCCGACGGCGTGGCCTACACCTACAGCGCCAACGACGCGAGCGTAGGCGACCTCGACGGCGACGGCCGGTACGAGTTCATCCTCAAATGGGACCCCTCCAACGCCAAGGACAACTCGCAGTCCGGCTACACCGGCAACGTGTACGTGGACGCCTACCGGCTGAACGGCACGCGGCTGTGGCGCGTCGACCTCGGCCGCAACATCAGGGCCGGCGCGCACTACACCCAGTTCCAGGTGTACGACTACGACGGCGACGGCCGCGCCGAGGTCGCCATGAAGACCGCCGACGGCACCGTGGACGGCACCGGCCGCGTCATCGGCAGCTCGTCGGCCGACTACCGCAACTCCTCCGGCTACGTGCTGTCCGGCCCCGAGTACCTCACCATGTTCAACGGCCAGACCGGCGCCGCCATGTCCACGGTGAACTACGACCCGGCGCGCGGCACCGTCTCGTCCTGGGGCGACAACTACGGCAACCGCGTGGACCGCTTCCTCGCCGCCACCGCCTACCTGGACGGCCGCCGTCCGAGCCTCGTGATGGCCCGCGGCTACTACACCCGCACCGTCATCGTGGCCTGGGACTTCAGGAACGGTTCGCTGACCAGGCGCTGGGGCTTCGACTCCAACTCCTCAGGCAACAGCGGCTACGCCGGCCAAGGCAACCACAACCTGTCGGTGGCCGACGTCGACGCCGACGGCCGCGACGAGATCGTGTACGGCGCCATGTGCCTCGACGACACCGGCCGCGGCCTGTGGAACACCGGCAACGGCCACGGCGACGCCATGCACGTCGGCGACCTCGACCCGTCCCGCGCCGGCCTCGAGGTCTTCAAGGTCGACGAGGACGGCAGCAAACCCAGCTCCTGGATGGCCGACGCACGCACCGGCCAGATGATCTGGACCACCCCCGCCAACGGCGACAACGGCCGAGGCGTCTCCGGCGACATCTGGTCAGGCAGCCCCGGCGCCGAATCCTGGTCCGCCGCCGCCACCGGCCTCCTGGACACCCGAGGCCGCAACGTGGGCAACAAACCGGGCTCCACCAACTTCCTCATCTGGTGGGACGGCGACCCCGTCAGAGAACTCCTCGACCAGACCTACATCGCCAAGTACACCCCGAGCGGCGACACCCGCCTCCTCACCGCCTCAGGCGTCCACAGCAACAACGGCACGAAAGCCACCCCCAGCCTCTCGGCGGACCTCCTCGGAGACTGGCGCGAAGAGGTCGTCTGGCCCACCTCGGACAACCGCGCTCTGCGCGTCTACTCCACCACCACAACCACCGACCGCCGCATCACCACCCTCATGCACGACCCCCAATACCGAGTAGCCATCGCCTGGCAGAACACCGCCTACAACCAGCCCCCCCACCCCAGCTTCTTCATCGGCAACAACATGTCCGAACCCCCACGGCCGAACGTCTACACCCCCTGA
- a CDS encoding UDP-glucuronic acid decarboxylase family protein has protein sequence MRHDLDGIAVAARRVLVTGGAGFIGSHLCERLLGEGASVICMDNFLTGSPGNVEHLLGRPGFRLVECDLTGYVHVPGPVDLVLHFASAASPADYLRHPIATLKVGSIGTLHALGLAKEKGARFVLASTSEVYGDPLEHPQRETYWGNVNPVGPRSVYDEAKRFAESLTTAYRNSHGVDTAIVRIFNTYGPRMRPHDGRAIPTFVRQAIYGEPLTVTGDGTQTRSICYVDDTVRGVLALAASDFAGPVNIGNPAELSMLTLAETIRRLTGSDSSVKFVDRPVDDPEVRRPDTALAAARLGWTPQVDVTSGLRRTIAWFEQQLLATRPAS, from the coding sequence GTGAGGCACGACCTGGACGGGATCGCGGTGGCCGCGCGGCGGGTCCTGGTGACCGGCGGCGCCGGGTTCATCGGGTCGCACCTGTGCGAACGGCTGCTCGGCGAAGGCGCGTCCGTCATCTGCATGGACAACTTCCTCACCGGGTCACCCGGCAACGTCGAGCACCTGCTCGGCCGGCCGGGGTTCCGGCTGGTGGAGTGCGACCTCACCGGGTACGTCCACGTGCCGGGCCCGGTGGACCTGGTGCTGCACTTCGCCTCGGCCGCCTCCCCTGCCGACTACCTGCGCCACCCCATCGCCACGCTCAAGGTCGGCAGCATCGGCACGCTGCACGCGCTCGGGCTCGCCAAGGAGAAAGGCGCGCGGTTCGTGCTGGCGTCCACGAGCGAGGTGTACGGCGACCCGCTCGAACACCCGCAGCGGGAGACGTACTGGGGGAACGTCAACCCCGTCGGGCCGCGCAGCGTGTACGACGAGGCCAAGCGGTTCGCCGAGTCGCTGACCACGGCGTACCGCAACTCGCACGGCGTGGACACCGCGATCGTGCGCATCTTCAACACCTACGGCCCCCGGATGCGGCCCCACGACGGCCGGGCCATCCCGACGTTCGTCCGGCAGGCCATTTACGGGGAACCGCTCACCGTCACCGGCGACGGCACGCAGACCAGGTCCATCTGCTACGTGGACGACACGGTGCGCGGCGTCCTGGCGCTCGCCGCGAGCGACTTCGCCGGCCCCGTGAACATCGGCAACCCGGCCGAGCTGTCGATGCTGACCCTGGCCGAGACGATCCGGCGTCTCACCGGGTCGGACTCGTCCGTCAAGTTCGTGGACCGGCCGGTGGACGACCCGGAGGTACGGCGTCCCGACACCGCGCTGGCGGCGGCCCGCCTCGGCTGGACACCGCAGGTCGACGTCACCAGCGGCCTGCGGCGCACCATCGCGTGGTTCGAACAACAACTCCTCGCGACCCGTCCCGCCTCCTGA
- a CDS encoding SDR family oxidoreductase produces MRMIGNVLITGGAAGLGRATATAVVKAGGRPLVIDLVPADNGADHVVADVGDREQVELAVHELAARAGGLDGVVTAAGIDRCGPLDQVPAEEWERVVRVNLLGTVSVVRAALPYLDGGRVVTVASTLGLRAVGDATAYCAAKAGVVGFTRALAAETAGRIGVTLLVPGGMRTGFFDGRDEKYRPGPGAGLNQPEDVAAAVVFALGQPPGCEVRELVMCPGTETSWP; encoded by the coding sequence ATGCGGATGATCGGGAACGTGCTGATCACCGGCGGTGCGGCCGGCCTCGGCAGGGCCACCGCGACCGCCGTCGTCAAGGCCGGCGGACGGCCGCTGGTCATCGACCTCGTCCCTGCCGACAACGGCGCGGACCACGTCGTCGCGGACGTCGGCGACCGCGAGCAGGTGGAGCTCGCGGTGCATGAGCTGGCGGCACGCGCCGGCGGGCTGGACGGCGTGGTGACCGCCGCCGGGATCGACCGGTGCGGACCGCTGGACCAGGTGCCGGCCGAGGAGTGGGAACGCGTCGTGCGGGTCAACCTGCTCGGCACCGTGTCCGTGGTACGGGCCGCGCTGCCGTACCTGGACGGCGGCCGGGTCGTGACGGTCGCCTCGACGCTCGGGCTGCGCGCGGTCGGCGACGCCACCGCGTACTGCGCGGCCAAGGCGGGGGTCGTCGGCTTCACCCGGGCCCTCGCCGCCGAGACGGCGGGCCGGATCGGGGTGACGCTGCTGGTGCCGGGTGGCATGCGGACCGGTTTCTTCGACGGCCGCGACGAGAAGTACCGGCCGGGTCCAGGCGCCGGGCTCAACCAGCCCGAGGACGTCGCGGCGGCCGTGGTGTTCGCGCTCGGCCAGCCGCCGGGGTGCGAGGTCCGCGAGCTGGTGATGTGTCCCGGCACAGAGACGTCCTGGCCGTGA
- the rfaE2 gene encoding D-glycero-beta-D-manno-heptose 1-phosphate adenylyltransferase, with protein MSGPIVVVGDSLLDVDVEGDAERLCPDAPVPVVRGLTERRRPGGAGLAALLAARAGAEVVLITALGEDTAGRCLRGLLAQFAEVVRLPLRGATARKTRVRARGQTMLRVDTGDGKAWCGPEGGRAARALRNAGAVLVSDYGRGTVEAVRELLGCLTMPLVWDPHPAGSLPVPGCALVTPTEREAGELCARPYPLPELAARGLARELHAAAVAVTLGGHGAVLATDRGHTVRVPSPSPATGFDTCGAGDRFAAAAVVALRDGADAEEAVREAVAEATRFVRAGGAAAIRLPEPAAPDLPRTAPELAALTRASGGTLVATGGCFDLLHAGHVSLLRQARALGDALIVCVNSDESVRRLKGPGRPVVAERDRVEILRALGCVDGVAVFTEDTPNVLIETLRPDVWVKGGDYTGLELPEAEAVRRCGGDVVVLPTVPGHSTTGLIAAAQAVM; from the coding sequence GTGAGCGGGCCGATCGTCGTGGTGGGGGACTCGCTGCTCGACGTGGACGTCGAAGGGGACGCCGAGCGGCTGTGCCCCGACGCTCCCGTGCCGGTGGTGCGCGGGCTGACCGAGCGGCGGCGGCCCGGCGGGGCCGGCCTCGCGGCGCTGCTCGCGGCCCGCGCCGGCGCGGAGGTCGTGCTGATCACGGCGCTCGGTGAGGACACCGCGGGCCGGTGCCTGCGTGGCCTGCTGGCGCAGTTCGCCGAGGTCGTACGGCTCCCCCTGCGCGGCGCCACCGCACGCAAGACGCGGGTGCGCGCCAGAGGCCAGACCATGCTCAGGGTGGACACCGGGGACGGCAAGGCGTGGTGCGGCCCCGAAGGCGGCCGGGCCGCGCGTGCGCTGCGGAACGCCGGCGCGGTGCTGGTGTCGGACTACGGCAGAGGCACCGTCGAAGCCGTGCGTGAACTGCTCGGATGCCTGACCATGCCGCTGGTGTGGGACCCGCACCCCGCCGGGTCGCTGCCGGTGCCGGGCTGCGCGCTGGTCACCCCGACCGAGAGGGAGGCCGGTGAGCTGTGCGCACGGCCGTACCCCCTGCCGGAGCTGGCGGCGCGCGGACTGGCCCGCGAGCTGCACGCGGCGGCGGTGGCGGTCACGCTCGGCGGCCACGGCGCGGTGCTCGCCACCGACCGGGGTCACACCGTCCGCGTGCCGTCCCCCTCCCCCGCCACCGGGTTCGACACGTGCGGCGCCGGCGACCGGTTCGCCGCCGCCGCGGTGGTGGCGCTGCGCGACGGCGCCGACGCCGAGGAGGCGGTGCGTGAGGCCGTCGCCGAGGCGACCCGTTTCGTGCGGGCCGGCGGCGCGGCCGCGATCCGCCTGCCGGAACCGGCGGCGCCTGACCTGCCGCGTACGGCGCCGGAGCTGGCCGCGCTGACCCGCGCCTCCGGCGGCACGCTGGTCGCGACCGGCGGATGCTTCGACCTGCTGCACGCCGGCCACGTCAGTCTGCTGCGCCAGGCACGGGCCCTCGGCGACGCGCTCATCGTGTGCGTCAACTCCGACGAGTCGGTGCGCCGGCTCAAGGGCCCCGGCCGGCCGGTGGTGGCCGAACGGGACCGGGTGGAGATCCTGCGGGCCCTCGGCTGCGTGGACGGCGTCGCGGTGTTCACCGAGGACACGCCGAACGTCCTGATCGAGACGCTTCGTCCGGACGTGTGGGTCAAAGGCGGCGACTACACGGGCCTGGAACTGCCGGAGGCGGAGGCCGTACGCCGCTGCGGAGGAGACGTCGTGGTGCTGCCGACCGTCCCCGGCCACTCGACGACCGGGCTCATCGCCGCCGCTCAGGCGGTGATGTGA
- a CDS encoding D-sedoheptulose-7-phosphate isomerase yields MHPHLVRLRGALAAVSVETPRIHMWGRKLAAVLAGGGRLLACGNGGSAAEAQHLTAELVGRFRADRDPYAAIPLHADTSTATAIANDFGADEVYARQVRAHGRPGDVLICLSTSGSSGNVLAAAAAGRTGGLLTWALTGKAPNPLASLCDEAVAVPSRDTATVQEVHLAMIHMLCDVIEESVA; encoded by the coding sequence ATGCATCCACATCTGGTGCGGCTCAGGGGAGCGCTCGCGGCGGTCAGCGTCGAGACGCCGCGCATCCACATGTGGGGCCGCAAGCTCGCGGCCGTACTCGCCGGCGGCGGACGCCTGCTGGCCTGCGGGAACGGCGGATCGGCCGCCGAGGCGCAGCACCTCACCGCCGAACTCGTCGGCCGGTTCCGCGCCGACCGCGATCCGTACGCCGCGATCCCCCTGCACGCCGACACCTCCACGGCGACGGCCATCGCCAACGACTTCGGCGCCGACGAGGTCTACGCGCGGCAGGTACGCGCGCACGGCAGGCCCGGTGACGTGCTGATCTGCCTGTCCACCAGCGGGTCCAGCGGCAACGTGCTCGCCGCCGCCGCGGCGGGCCGCACCGGAGGGCTGCTGACATGGGCCCTCACCGGGAAGGCGCCGAACCCGCTGGCCTCGCTGTGCGACGAGGCGGTGGCGGTGCCGTCCCGCGACACCGCCACCGTCCAGGAGGTCCACCTCGCCATGATCCACATGCTGTGCGACGTGATCGAGGAGTCGGTGGCGTGA
- a CDS encoding glycosyltransferase: MRIAMVSEHADPLAAIGGVDAGGQNVHVAGLAVALAALGHEVTVYTRRTAPGQDVPVPLAPGAVVEHVPAGPPERLPKDDLPPHMPAFAAWLARRWSADRPDVAHAHFWMSGMAALRAATWLGVPVVQTFHALGTVKRRWQGAADTSPPERLAVERDIGRRAAAVIATCADEIRELVAMGVPPERITVVPCGVDLTLFRPDGPAARDGRAALVLSIGRLVPRKGVDTIIEALPRVPDARLVVAGGEPGDAEWLRLRSLASASGLAGRVRLIGAVPRRDVPALMRSAQVVVTVPWYEPFGMVPVEAMACGVPVIASAVGGHLDTVSGCGVLVPPRRPRAVARALRDLLAAPERRASIAQAGLRRARARYGWPQVAARTESVYRSLIGERTGRLATAEG, encoded by the coding sequence ATGAGGATCGCCATGGTGTCGGAGCACGCCGACCCGCTGGCCGCGATCGGCGGCGTGGACGCGGGTGGCCAGAACGTGCACGTCGCGGGGCTCGCCGTCGCGCTGGCGGCCCTCGGCCACGAGGTGACCGTGTACACGCGCAGGACGGCCCCCGGTCAGGACGTCCCGGTGCCGCTGGCGCCTGGCGCCGTGGTGGAGCACGTGCCGGCCGGGCCGCCTGAGCGGCTGCCGAAGGACGACCTGCCGCCGCACATGCCGGCCTTCGCCGCGTGGCTGGCCCGCCGGTGGTCGGCGGACCGGCCGGACGTGGCGCACGCGCACTTCTGGATGAGCGGCATGGCGGCGCTGCGTGCCGCCACCTGGCTCGGTGTGCCTGTGGTGCAGACGTTCCACGCGCTCGGCACCGTCAAGCGCCGCTGGCAGGGTGCCGCCGACACCAGCCCGCCGGAACGGCTCGCCGTGGAACGCGACATCGGCCGCCGGGCCGCGGCGGTCATCGCGACCTGCGCCGACGAGATACGCGAACTGGTCGCGATGGGGGTGCCACCGGAACGGATCACCGTGGTGCCGTGCGGCGTGGACCTCACGCTGTTCCGGCCGGACGGCCCGGCCGCGCGGGACGGCCGCGCCGCGCTGGTGCTGAGCATCGGCCGGCTCGTGCCACGCAAAGGTGTGGACACCATCATCGAGGCCCTGCCCCGGGTGCCGGACGCGCGGCTCGTCGTCGCCGGTGGCGAACCAGGCGACGCCGAGTGGCTGCGGCTGCGGTCCCTCGCGTCGGCGTCCGGCCTCGCCGGCCGGGTACGCCTCATCGGGGCCGTCCCCCGCCGCGACGTACCGGCGCTGATGCGGTCGGCGCAGGTCGTGGTGACCGTGCCGTGGTACGAGCCGTTCGGCATGGTGCCGGTCGAGGCCATGGCCTGCGGCGTGCCGGTGATCGCCTCGGCCGTCGGCGGCCACCTCGACACGGTGTCCGGCTGCGGCGTCCTCGTGCCGCCACGCCGGCCACGTGCCGTCGCCAGGGCCCTGCGCGACCTGCTCGCGGCCCCCGAACGGCGCGCGTCCATCGCACAGGCGGGGCTGCGCCGGGCCCGCGCGCGGTACGGCTGGCCGCAGGTCGCGGCACGGACCGAGTCGGTGTACCGGAGCCTCATCGGTGAGCGCACCGGCCGGCTCGCGACGGCGGAGGGGTGA
- a CDS encoding glycosyltransferase family 9 protein yields the protein MTRGSPADPVGTVLVARLDNAGDVLLAGPAIRAVAARAARVVALTGPNGTAAAGLLPGVDQVIEWRAPWIDPDPVPLTPRHTDDLLSMVRDVAPDLAVILTSFHQSSLPLALLLRLAGVPRIAAVSEDYPGSLLDVRHLVDETADVPEALRMLALVRDAGFELPAGDDGALDVRRPLPPVEHLTGPPGYVVAHPGTSAPARAWPADHHARAVRDLVLGGLRVVVTGDPDEQALTARVAGAYGMDLGGVTTLHELAAVLAGAAAVVVANTGPAHLAAAVGTPVVSLFAPVVPAARWAPYQVPVTLLGDQDAPCRGTRVRVCPVAGHPCLSSVTPERVVAAVRELIAVSTPGALRHATAPALVDADDADDAAEALREGVR from the coding sequence GTGACACGCGGATCGCCGGCGGATCCCGTGGGAACCGTGCTGGTGGCACGGCTCGACAACGCCGGTGACGTGCTGCTCGCCGGGCCGGCGATCCGGGCCGTGGCGGCGCGCGCCGCGCGGGTCGTGGCGCTGACCGGGCCGAACGGTACGGCCGCCGCGGGGCTGCTGCCGGGTGTGGACCAGGTGATCGAGTGGCGCGCGCCGTGGATCGACCCCGATCCGGTGCCGCTGACGCCGCGGCACACCGACGACCTGCTGTCCATGGTGCGGGACGTGGCGCCGGACCTGGCGGTGATCCTCACGTCGTTCCACCAGTCGTCGCTGCCGCTGGCCCTGCTGCTGCGCCTCGCCGGCGTGCCGAGGATCGCCGCCGTCAGCGAGGACTACCCCGGGTCGCTGCTCGACGTGCGGCACCTGGTGGACGAGACCGCCGACGTCCCGGAGGCGCTGCGCATGCTGGCCCTGGTCCGCGACGCGGGCTTCGAGCTTCCCGCGGGTGACGACGGTGCGCTCGACGTACGACGGCCCCTGCCGCCGGTGGAGCACCTGACCGGCCCGCCGGGGTACGTGGTCGCGCATCCCGGCACGTCGGCGCCGGCCCGGGCCTGGCCCGCCGATCACCACGCGCGCGCCGTGCGGGACCTGGTGCTCGGCGGCCTGCGTGTCGTCGTCACCGGGGACCCCGACGAGCAGGCCCTCACCGCGCGGGTCGCCGGAGCGTACGGCATGGACCTCGGCGGGGTGACGACGCTGCACGAGCTGGCGGCGGTGCTGGCAGGCGCGGCGGCGGTCGTCGTCGCCAACACCGGCCCCGCGCACCTGGCGGCGGCGGTCGGCACACCGGTGGTGAGCCTTTTCGCACCGGTCGTCCCGGCGGCGCGCTGGGCTCCGTACCAGGTGCCGGTGACGCTGCTCGGCGACCAGGACGCGCCGTGCCGCGGCACCCGGGTCCGTGTGTGTCCGGTGGCGGGCCATCCCTGCCTGTCGTCGGTGACCCCGGAGCGGGTGGTGGCGGCGGTGCGCGAGCTCATCGCGGTCTCGACCCCCGGCGCGCTGCGCCACGCGACCGCACCGGCGCTCGTCGACGCGGATGACGCGGACGACGCGGCCGAAGCGCTGCGGGAGGGGGTGCGATGA
- a CDS encoding glycosyltransferase family 2 protein, with translation MITVVIPTIGRRSLARTLAALGSATPIIVVDDRPRFCPELKVPAHAQVLRTGGRGPAAARNAGWRAARTLWVAFLDDDVVPQPGWPADLAADLAGLPPDVAGSQGRLVVPLPEGRRPNDAERGTAGLTGAVWVTADMAYRRAALERAGGFDERFPRAYREDADLALRLMRHGYRLVKGRRVTCHPARDDGFWTSVRAQRGNADDALMRRVHGPGWRAAVGGAPGRLTRHAATTTLGVLSCVLGAAAAAARRDDVGRRAARGALLASAGWLGLTAEFAWARLAPGPRTPEEVVRMAVTSVVIPPLACVHRLRGELQVRR, from the coding sequence GTGATCACCGTCGTGATCCCCACCATCGGACGGCGCAGCCTGGCCCGCACACTGGCCGCGCTCGGATCCGCGACACCGATCATCGTGGTCGACGACCGGCCGAGGTTCTGCCCCGAACTGAAGGTCCCCGCGCACGCGCAGGTGCTGCGCACGGGGGGCCGCGGTCCCGCGGCGGCACGCAACGCGGGGTGGCGCGCGGCCCGCACCCTGTGGGTCGCGTTCCTGGACGACGACGTGGTGCCGCAACCGGGATGGCCGGCGGACCTCGCCGCCGACCTGGCGGGCCTGCCGCCGGACGTCGCCGGCAGCCAGGGCCGCCTGGTCGTGCCGCTGCCTGAGGGCCGTCGGCCGAACGACGCCGAACGCGGCACGGCCGGCCTGACCGGGGCCGTCTGGGTGACCGCCGACATGGCGTACCGGCGGGCCGCGCTGGAGCGGGCCGGCGGGTTCGACGAGCGGTTCCCCCGCGCGTACCGCGAGGACGCCGACCTCGCGCTGCGGCTGATGCGCCACGGGTACCGCCTGGTCAAGGGCCGCAGGGTGACGTGCCACCCGGCGCGGGACGACGGGTTCTGGACCAGTGTGCGCGCGCAGCGAGGCAACGCCGACGACGCGCTGATGCGCCGCGTGCACGGCCCCGGCTGGCGGGCCGCCGTCGGCGGCGCACCCGGCCGGCTGACCCGGCACGCCGCCACCACCACGCTCGGCGTGTTGTCGTGCGTGCTCGGCGCGGCCGCGGCGGCCGCACGCCGCGACGACGTCGGACGCAGGGCCGCGCGTGGCGCGCTGCTGGCCTCGGCCGGCTGGCTGGGCCTGACGGCCGAGTTCGCCTGGGCCAGGCTCGCACCGGGGCCCCGTACACCGGAGGAGGTGGTGCGGATGGCCGTCACCAGTGTCGTCATCCCCCCGCTGGCCTGCGTCCACCGCCTGCGCGGCGAGCTCCAGGTGCGCCGGTGA